A single window of Sphingobacterium sp. ML3W DNA harbors:
- a CDS encoding DUF4374 domain-containing protein → MQLKLISKFSLLLLIVFFIGCSNRDQVNSTTNKYSLYIMNKDLGNTILTTNSIDSGTMDILKNGIDVPTQYFDRSIIIHEGFFYHIKSEKFRKFEIKENALTEIAAIPMSDQHIENINWQGKDTLLIFTLDNKTYSKLHYYKIDVKRFEILQKEEIPLPSPPPNFTTISIGFSTLHHNNLIIGYTYNKVFNETDFTTIDTMYMATLNPENLQIRAIQKDNRSTYPGGINTVQSYSFADENGNFYFMSCPGIALGNNLSKPTAIFRIPKDTTKVDSTYFFNLTAATQNHAYGMWYLGNNEAIIRSERKDLYNDFSDHHSTYQFEYYVVDLLKQTTTKLKLPYDKGTRKESVLVENGKAYITIDDKDDNHQVWIYNILTKEISTGLKLDKETDFIVRIDKLN, encoded by the coding sequence ATGCAATTAAAACTTATTTCTAAATTTTCTCTTCTTTTATTAATAGTTTTTTTTATTGGTTGTTCGAATCGAGACCAAGTCAACAGCACGACCAACAAATACAGTCTGTATATCATGAATAAGGATTTAGGTAATACAATCTTAACAACTAACTCCATTGACTCGGGAACGATGGATATCCTAAAAAATGGTATCGACGTACCAACACAGTATTTTGATAGAAGCATAATCATACATGAAGGTTTTTTCTATCATATAAAAAGTGAAAAATTCAGGAAATTTGAAATTAAAGAAAATGCATTGACAGAAATCGCGGCAATCCCGATGTCTGACCAACATATAGAAAATATAAATTGGCAAGGAAAAGATACTTTACTGATTTTTACACTTGATAATAAAACCTATAGCAAACTGCACTATTATAAGATAGATGTAAAAAGGTTTGAAATCCTACAAAAAGAAGAAATACCTTTACCATCACCTCCACCTAATTTTACAACAATATCCATAGGCTTCAGCACATTACATCACAATAACTTAATCATTGGGTATACCTACAATAAAGTATTCAATGAAACCGATTTCACGACCATTGATACCATGTATATGGCAACGCTAAATCCAGAGAATTTGCAAATAAGAGCTATACAAAAAGATAACAGATCAACGTATCCAGGAGGTATTAATACAGTACAATCCTATAGTTTTGCCGATGAAAATGGGAATTTCTATTTTATGAGTTGTCCAGGAATTGCCTTAGGGAATAACCTGAGTAAACCCACTGCAATCTTTCGGATCCCAAAAGATACAACTAAAGTAGATTCAACCTATTTCTTCAATCTAACTGCTGCTACCCAAAATCACGCCTATGGCATGTGGTACTTAGGCAACAATGAAGCTATTATCCGTAGCGAGAGAAAAGACCTTTACAATGATTTCAGTGATCATCATTCCACCTATCAGTTTGAATATTATGTTGTAGATCTTTTGAAACAAACCACAACAAAGCTGAAACTACCTTATGACAAAGGTACACGAAAAGAATCTGTTCTTGTTGAGAATGGTAAAGCATACATAACCATCGACGATAAAGACGATAATCATCAAGTATGGATATACAATATCCTTACTAAAGAAATCAGCACGGGACTAAAACTAGACAAAGAAACAGATTTCATCGTTCGTATAGACAAATTAAATTAA